The following DNA comes from Miscanthus floridulus cultivar M001 chromosome 5, ASM1932011v1, whole genome shotgun sequence.
agtgagtgaatctccacaacgaggagtagcttctcggcaagcaagtgaacctcggtaaaaaatcattatgttcatcatttgattattaggtgattggttttcattggtattcatccttgtgattgattggttcactcctcgatacggcagtataactatcttgctctctctctttacaataccgcaaactagttgtcaagctctttagtgtagctagttatgagagcttgttagtttggttagtgtggctctttagttagcttttgagggcgcactaacttagtgtagtgacatagcaattgtgtggatagaaatcatataaactagaattgtggtaggtggcttgcaattttagtaggctagcgcaactctTGCTTTGCTTCATAATTGTCCAACCAGTTTGttaaatgttgttgtagaaatttttaataggctactcacccccctctagccattaggacctttcaacagcgCTTTCTGGATGCGACGGCCAAAGGCCTATGGACCCAGGCCGTCCGGGCTAGGACTTTGGTCGTCTGGTCGGCGACCATTCCCGGGGTGCGTTTCCCCAATCCATTTGATGGTCCGGCCGATTTGCCccttgatggacgtcatcatcacgtCGGGCTTGATgccgattgttgatgacgctgcgagcgtcttggtttggcccAAGCCGTTCACgcacaggtggtcggtgtggagcgagcGCCGAGTCAGGCTATGGTGTAGCTACGGCCTCCTGTTCTGCGCCCTAcgactgtagtggtgagcggatggagcaattCAACTAGTGCGCCCCCATTCCCCATTAGGGAAACAGGTCGCAAGTCAGTGTCATGACGTGGAGCTgtccgcctgttgaacggtggtggtttccaccagcgcccggaggttgCGGTGGATCGCGTGCTCCTAGGAGTCGATAGGCTcgggaaggccgcgcagaagcatcaccgcagcggtgatgttccggacagcccgagcgaactgtgggggatcatttcctccatccatgatgttgcgctggaccggACGGGCATGACCCTAGGCGCCGCTCACCAGGATACGAGCGCGTGGTGCAGCGTGCTACACCGAGCGCGCcagcgcaggtggcggctggctTTGCCGCCTTTGTTGTAACTCTTCACCATGCTCCTACGCGCGAGCGAGGGCCTCCGCAcaagggtctggaggggtgtgagtctgtagataCTCCGCTACCACCCGCGGTTGtcctagagcatccaccatagcgcactccctagatagagggtggccaggtgccacgacatcaccgatgctggagccatcacttttAAACTCGTCATCgatgaggtcgtggaaagaggcgggagtgtagcccgccatccccactaattcggatgtgagagggggcggcattagcatcttttggagcccctgtgcatacgcatccatgggggacgtgaggccgtaggggagCCGGTCGCACGACGGTTGCGGtgaggacaacggggtcccttcaGAGAGTTGGTGGAAGATATTAAATAgcaagtaaagaacaatatgtacgttagTCATAGTGGGGTTTGAACCTAGCGTGGGCTCAGAGCGAAGTGCAGGTGTGTCGTCGTTGAAGTTGCCGGGTGGCCCGAAGCCaacggagggcgctcctcctccgacgggcgttgggacaagtgcctcctcgcgaagGCGAAGTATgctgagctggtcggcgatgaagtccaggcttccgaagaggaaggtctgggatggctcaaagatgggaggaacccatgtcccaataggtgggagcgtgggaaactctagcgagccgaagcgaattgtATCACTTGAGCCCATCATGTTGAAGATGGCATAAAGGTGGGCCCTCCAATGACCAAAGGCGTGAATGTACGGCGTtctccccacggacggtgccaattgtcggtgcgaaaagtgaccaacaggTAAATAtgtgtagttttgccatacgttgtgatcggatgtggcctagcactcaatgacatagggtttatactagttcaggcaacatgccctacgtccagtttcagtcggttgaatactttattcctgagcccaggtgctcgaagtttactgtggggttacaaatgagtgggaataagaagggggtgttaaaggtccggtcagactctggaccgaagggtcaagagtgatgggagctccaacgtgcgctaagtattggaacatatgctctCTGTAGCCTTAGAGCTTTAGAGTTATAAAGCCTAGCAGAGAGTGAGGCTGAATGAATGTCCTTttcaggagagagcgcatccgcttttataggtgaaggggacgaccttacaagtttagagagagagtgttagagaaagagagtgtgtgtgctacctagtcttgttgcccacgccgttgggtacaagacggtttgtcggcacccacaatactgttgatgcctagatgcatgtggcaggctccatcgtgttctcttggtatggcaaatgtcggtgcccgCCATAcagtaggacaaatgtcggcgcccacaacactgatcgtgttctgacatgtctggaagaatgcagagcacccttctgacatggtctggcggtactgtcctgcaggtgtgcagggtacggtcttcaatattacggttgacttgagcgccttgccttatctgctccgcctgatccttgggtcctcaccgagcgagcgtccccggttggtcgttcccagtcggctccgaccgcgccagtcggagaagagctgtaagtagaggttCGACGTATTCTCGGTCGGAAAAGCGGGttagagtcggaagcgggcgtcgtcccctcctcggccaggccttccggttagaaaagcgggtcggagtcggaagcgagcgtcgtcccctccttggccaggccttccggtcggagactgaaTCGCTTTTTCGGCCTGTCGTTAgatatctgggccggcccaggagttgcgcgttgttCGTAATGCcgtctgttgggccgagcttttgctgggaagcgggccGATTAGGGACCTTGGTTTTATGAACTCGACAGGTGGTTTGATAAAGTTTTTAAGTTACCAATTAGCGTGTTTTCTAGGATGGTTTGGTAAAGTTTTAAGTTAGTAATTGTCACAATACTTAGCTATAACTTGAAGAACTTACTTCCAAGCATTTCAAGGCTAGCATTGCACATGTTAAATCAACACAATTTGATGTGCCACAAAGCTAATGTCTCCCTACAGAATTATAACTAGCACCAATGGGGATACCTTAATACTTGCATCTACCAACAACACTAATCCTACCGGATCACAAATCCTATCACATATACTCCGCAATTCATGCCATGACCGGAACACCAACTTATATGTGCCTATCTAGTAATGGTTACGAGTCGTCATGGATAAGGTGTTTTGAAGTGATGTTCACTCAGAGAAGTAGTTCTTTGAGAAAAAGGACGCCAATGACTAGCCAAACCCACAATAGTGACAGCTTGACAGGACAGAGAACAGTGAGGCAAGGTAGCGCTAACATTATCAAACGAGGTAGTGGTGGATAGCCGATGAGTAAGATCATGATGGTGGCAACAATAAGAACGATAGGAGGCAACTATGACGAGGTTATATATCCCTGGTAAGATGTGGCCAATTACTCTTGGGCTAGTGGGTAGTGTCATGGCACTTTAACGAAGCCTACCCAACTACCCCACCATGACAAGGGTAGTGGCTCGTCCTAGCAACGGTGGGCTAAGATTATTGCAagaaagaggaggaggagctagtcggaggttaaagaaaaacatgaatcATAGGATGGTAATCAGATGACTAGAGAGATAGTGTGATAGGGCGGACGAAACACGAGGCGGTTTGGCTGGACAAACCCAATAAGGCACATGTCACGTAGCCATGAACCTATAAAAATGGATTGGGGTGGAAAGTGGATTTAGGGGTGAACGAATCAAGGTGTGGGCAGGGACTCTATTGGAAGAaaaggaggaggggagaagaaaaaagagaggagatggaggaagaagaagagagacctTCCCTATACATCAGCTTTGCATCCGCCAttgaaggagagagagagggggaggggggACAAAATGAATGCTAATACAATGATATACTCTTTATTTTATACACAAATACATTGAACAAAGTAAATGGTATTTCAATACTGACATAAATTACAACTTAAGTATTATTACAGAGAATACCTCCTTATAATTGTATAGATGGCTGCATGCAACACTCTCGTGTACTCAAATAACTTTATGGAACACTCTCAAGCTAGGGTAGAAGCCGGCAACATATAAGTAGTTGCCCTTATTCGTGTCCCTCAATTTCCACACTGTTCAAACCAGCAACAATAGTTTTGGTGTGTGCTTAACTGCTTACTGGAGGCATCGATCACGTATGCATGGAGCTCTGCCACTCAGTACTGGAAACAGGTATCTTGTCATCCCTGCTGACGTCCGCAACGTCCATGCCCGCGTTTCCGGCGTTGCCGTCCTCCCCGGAGATCTCCTCGAGCGACCGCCCCATGGTCTCCGGGACgaggaaggtgaagaagaagccGAGCATGTTGGTGACGGCGAGGATGATGAGCGCCTTCTTGATGGACTTCACGTCACCCTTGAGCGTGAGGCTCTGCACCCCGAACGCCGCGACGATGGCGCCGGCCTTGCCTGACGCGGCGCTGATGGCGTGGCAGGTGGAGCGCACGCGTGTCGGGAACAGCTCGGCCGGCAGCACGAAGGTGGTGCTGTTGGGGCCGAAGTTGGCGAAGAAGAAGGTGAGCGCGTAGAAGAGGGCGAAGAGCGTGGTGTATTTGTTCTTGAGATCATCGTACATGATGCCCATCAGTAGCATGAACACGGACATCATGAAGAAACCGATGAGCTGGATCAGGTACCTGCATTATATTTTAATTTGCATCAAGTATGTAGTTACATTACATTTATGTGTATGTAGCCGTGGCGAGCTAGCTTAGTTAAGTTACCTGCCCATTTTGTCGATGAGGGCGACAGTGACCCAGTAGCCGGGGAAGGCGCCGAGGAGTGCGACGAGGAACATGGCCTTTGAAATCTCGAACACCTCCTTGAGGGGGTTTATGTCGCCGGCGGGGCTCGTCAGTTTGATCGCCGGGAAGATGTCCTTCTGCGTCAGGTTCTGGCTGTAGAAGGCTATGTCCAGAAGGAACCACGTGGTGGCCGTGCCGATGAGGTGCAGGCCGTGGCGCTGGGCGAACTCCCTCGACAGCAGCGGGTAGTCGTTGGCCGCCTTGTACCTGGCGAGCTTGTCCTGCTCCGCCTGGATCTCCACGTCCATCACCTTCTGCATGTCGTTGGCCGCTTGCTTGGCGTTGCCCTCGATGAGCGCGGTGTACCTCGCCGTCTCGGGCATCTTCATCCGCCAGTAGAACGTGGCCAGCGCCGGGAACGCGCCGAGCATGAGCACGACGCGCCACATGTAGTCCGCCGCCGGCATCTGGTCCTTCCACGAACCGTAGTGGTCCTCCTTCCACGACGGCGCCGGGTGGTAGCGCAGCATGATTCCCGAGATGATCATGGACACAAGCCCCGCGAAGATGATGCCGACGCCCTGCATCGCGAACACCGCGGCGATGAAGGCGCCCCGCGTCTTCTTGTTGGAGTACTCGGACATGATGGTCGCGGACAGCGGGTAGTCACCGCCGATGCCGAAGCCGAGCCAGAAGCGGAAGAAGCAGAGCGTGCCGATGACGGCGCTCGGCGTCTTGCCGAACGAGAGGCCCGAGCCGATGGCGCAGGCGGCCATGAGCACGAGCGTGATGCCGTACACGCGCTTCCGGCCGAGCTTGTCGCCGAAGTAGCcgaagacgagctggcccatgagCGTGCCGACGAGCGAGACGCCGGTGACCAGGTTGTTGGCGGGCACGGGCAGCGTGCCAGGCTTGGGCTTGTCTATGAACAGGTTTTCGTCCGGGTAGTAGATGCGGCCGAGCAGCTTGGAGACGGTGGAGATGCAGAAGAGGTCGTAGGCGTCGGTGAAGAAGCCCATGCCGGCGATGACGATGGCCTTCATGTGGTACATCTGGGTGCGCGCCGAGTCCAGTGCGTCCAGCACCGCCAGTCCGTTCgacccgcccgccgccgccatctcGCCGCCCACACGCGAGTCACGAGCCGACGACGACGTACGGCAGGGTGTGTGTGTGCGTGGCGTGGGTGCGTGTGCAAACTTGATCCGTGCTTTGGTGCGTGCTTTGGCTGCGTGCTCGCTGGGGCTCTTATAGCCGGCGTACGAACCAGGAGCCCATCGCAAGGTCGATGAACGAGAGGGGGCGTCTGCAACGATTCCAAGGCCGTCGTCGTTGGCGCCCTGTCTCGTGC
Coding sequences within:
- the LOC136452623 gene encoding inorganic phosphate transporter 1-11-like; amino-acid sequence: MAAAGGSNGLAVLDALDSARTQMYHMKAIVIAGMGFFTDAYDLFCISTVSKLLGRIYYPDENLFIDKPKPGTLPVPANNLVTGVSLVGTLMGQLVFGYFGDKLGRKRVYGITLVLMAACAIGSGLSFGKTPSAVIGTLCFFRFWLGFGIGGDYPLSATIMSEYSNKKTRGAFIAAVFAMQGVGIIFAGLVSMIISGIMLRYHPAPSWKEDHYGSWKDQMPAADYMWRVVLMLGAFPALATFYWRMKMPETARYTALIEGNAKQAANDMQKVMDVEIQAEQDKLARYKAANDYPLLSREFAQRHGLHLIGTATTWFLLDIAFYSQNLTQKDIFPAIKLTSPAGDINPLKEVFEISKAMFLVALLGAFPGYWVTVALIDKMGRYLIQLIGFFMMSVFMLLMGIMYDDLKNKYTTLFALFYALTFFFANFGPNSTTFVLPAELFPTRVRSTCHAISAASGKAGAIVAAFGVQSLTLKGDVKSIKKALIILAVTNMLGFFFTFLVPETMGRSLEEISGEDGNAGNAGMDVADVSRDDKIPVSSTEWQSSMHT